In the Brachionichthys hirsutus isolate HB-005 chromosome 13, CSIRO-AGI_Bhir_v1, whole genome shotgun sequence genome, attagtagtggacaaactgatttgtttATCTTGAAAAGCTATTTGCTCCTATAGATCCAGAAGGAACCAtcgttactgaaagtgtgcttttagtgaataatttctaaactaataatgatatcaatgtgaatctaattgttaaaggtttgttttcctaattaaggaatctaaaaatatagataaagtaaatgtaggacaataattcTTGGTGTAAATCACGGAGGTGTGTGCGCTCCATGTGCTTTTCTAATTACTGTTGTTTTACAGCCTCTAAAGCAGCCAAACAAAGTCAGAAACCGGCTGGGGAACAAAATGAACCATGAAGACACCAAACCACTAGTTATTTCCCTGAGGAGTTGGTAAAGACCAAATACACAGCCATGAAAATATTGTAATTACGTTCAACAGATGGCAAGAAAGCCTTTTTCCAAATAACTAATGTTCTGGTCTGTATTTGCTTGATGTTTAACTGAACATCTGTTTATACAAATTCACCATTCAGCTGAGACAGTAATCAAATCTCAATGACCAGAAATATCAGTTCAAGCACATTGAACTTAGCAGTCAGTAAATCCACTTTCATTAGCAGAAGTTGTGATGAAAGTCGGATTGTTCCGATTTGCATGCAACCTGCTTATTGTTAGAATTTCCAGCTTTCCTGTTtcattttatgcatttattttttcgCAGCAGTTCCCAACCTACCAAAGACGTTTTGCAAGATACATCAAATACGTAATAGAGAGGACGGGAAAGCGCAAAAACATATCTCTACctcttaaaatatatatatatatatataatatgctTAAAATCTTTTTCATACAGAGTACTGTGTACTTAAGTGAAATAGTTAAGTATTCTATGGGCAGATTAGGGTAACCAATTCACCTTAGGTGAAAATCTGTTCAGCTGAACTTTGTTCGTTTAATTAAAGTAGTTAATTTGCTAAGTTTGACACAGACACCTATTTCTATTGTAAATTATGCAATTCCAAGTACTCCCaccacaaaaaaatacaatgattGAAATTGCTTCTTCCACCAGGGGGCGTCTAAGATCTGCCCCTTCCCAGCGTCAATTAacccccttttatttttttatatcttctTAAATACTCTGTTTGAATGAGCATTAACTTTTTAACAGCAATTTCCAAAATAGTCCACAAACATCTCTTCTTGCTTTGAATCAGTAGTTCAAGGTAGCAAACTAATGCAAATCCGATTGGCCACAGGTAGCATCCTGCATTGAATTAATCTCTTTTAAAATGAGATGCATTTTTTCCAATGTAAATGTTATTAATCACCGTTGCGATTCAGGGGTAATATTACACTGCCTAATGCACTGTAGATAATGAAATGACTAGAGCAGGATCAATTCAGCTCAAGCCCTCTGAACTACATTCATTCGGTTGCAGTCGTTTTTGCCGGATTAATGGTCCAGTAAAGTTGTCATAAAAACGTGTCTCCATGTTTTGTAGTTTTCTACACATATTAAATATAGTGTTGAGtatatttgagtgtttttacatcCTCTCTCATCTTCCCATTGGGTAGATGGCTTGTCTTTGGCGCTGAATAGCAATGGGACGGCTGCATCAGCTTCCAGTCCCTTTTGTAGCCGCAAGTTAGGTTGAACAATTTATTTTGATATCAATCAATAAattttattaataaatgaataatcatACATCACTTCAACTATTCACTCATAAGAGATGGAAagaaatcatataaaaatattCTGGAAATAGTATTTTCAAATCATACTCTATCTTGGAAAGGTTAAAGAGCTGTCTGACTTCTTCTCTGGCACGTATATGATAACATTTGAGATACCTAAGTAggaacaaatgagaaaaataaaccaATTGTGCTTAGGGAAAAGCATACGTGCATTCATGAACCACCCAGCTTTGAGCACGGATTTATTAAATGTACATTGTGTGTACAGCATCTCAATATAAGCACATTATAATGGCTTGGAAATTGaaaataattgtcattataattgataattgcttGATACAAAAGCTCATGACATCTGTAGACATAGAATATCCAATGAACCTGCAGCAGTATAATTTACCCCTTTCTGATTCAAGGCAATGCAGAAGCAGCCAAGAGAGGCGTGAGCGCCCTGCAGTGTTCCGAGATAAGAAGGGAAGACAGCAGCATTAGTAAGAGCCTGAAAGAACGTTCCCAGCCAAgagcacttgttttttttggagcagggagTGTAAAGGTGATGTTATGTTGTCCTTCCTAAAAAATAAGTAGGTCACATGCATGCACTGTTTTGGTTCAAGAAGTTTGCACTCTGCACATATATTAATAACAGCTGCATGAATTTGCATTACAAGACACAACGCTTCATATAATTCTGTGTATTTTCTCAAGAATGTGcttaaaaataattcagtaAGTCAAAACGTTTAAAGGCAAACATTCAGAATCCAATAATACGTAACTGGCAGTAGTGAATGGATACAGtgacaatgtgtgtgtatgtgcctCCAAAGCAATGGAGACATCGTCAACATTTAGCCATAAGCAAAGTTAGCTTCCATCAAGGCATTGGTCCAAATCGCAGTCCTTAAGTTCATATATTTACGCCAGCAAGAAGGTGATGCGATTCTTTTTCAGATACTTTTTCTTGCCAGCTCCTtttactttccttttcttccttcctggaacaaaagaaaatatttaccaACTGATGAACAAGATTAACCGAAGCATTTTAAGGCTCACTTACGTCCTACATATTGCGATTACATATTGCACAAAATTAATATTCTAGACAACAGAGTTTCCTTATGATCGGCCACCAACCCCTAAAGGCAGCAGATTCTGCTTAAAGCCTGAATCAGAGCATTGCTTCAAATCTTCTCAATTAACTATAGCAATCCTAACATAAAGACATTAAATGAAAGAATCTGCTAAATTCTCTCTCCATTTCGCAGAACGACTCCTCCGATAACGCACCTTTAACGCAGACATCCATGCAGCTTTGCCTGCCGACAAAGTTGTTGCTGCTCCCGCCGCACCCAGAGTAGATGAACTGCTCACACGTCTTTGTGGCGGTGTCGTAGTAATAGCGAGGGATGGAGGCGGAACACTTTCCCCTGTCCTGACGATCCAGACATAGAACAGGAagagctgcacacacaaaaaaaagacatccacAATAAGCGTTCTTCCTTAGGAACACCATCCGATAACATCGGAATACTCCCTTATTGATTGATAAAATGATGCCTGACATTGTCGTGctgcactgtgtgtgcgtgcttttaTATATTCATAGCAGCAGGATCACAACTTAAATCACAGTTGAGTTCATACTAACGTTTTTGCGGACTGCAGTACTCCATGCAAGCTTCAGCATCTGGGAAGCGATTTGAGTTCCCCCGACAGCCACCGTAATAAAACAGCTCACACTGCATGGTGGTCATGTTGAAGAAGTAACGGCTGAACAAGGCGCGGCAGGGCCCCTCGACCTTGGGGAACCTGCAGATTTGGGGAACCTCTGGGGAGCGAGATGACAAGAGATGACGTCAGAATCTACTGTTTTTTGGGTTTCCTGGTGCgcgaaaaaaaaagaaaaagaagttccactttttttttctggaacaGGAACTTACTTGGTATTCTGAAACACGTTTTCTGGCACTCCAGATAACTCTGGAAGTTATTGCCGTTTCCACGGCATCCTCCGTAGTAGAAAAGTTC is a window encoding:
- the LOC137902780 gene encoding carboxypeptidase inhibitor SmCI-like isoform X2: MKMSHYMPAPKHSPWEALRSCIKLGLTGTVDKAEKDLTSLTMEFCVLALLMLSSAACSVFASAPTDACLLPATEGPCRALLPRYFYNSLTQKCELFYYGGCRGNGNNFQSYLECQKTCFRIPKVPQICRFPKVEGPCRALFSRYFFNMTTMQCELFYYGGCRGNSNRFPDAEACMEYCSPQKPLPVLCLDRQDRGKCSASIPRYYYDTATKTCEQFIYSGCGGSSNNFVGRQSCMDVCVKGRKGK
- the LOC137902780 gene encoding carboxypeptidase inhibitor SmCI-like isoform X1, translated to MKMSHYMPAPKHSPWEALRSCIKLGLTGTVDKAEKDLTSLTMEFCVLALLMLSSAACSVFASAPTDACLLPATEGPCRALLPRYFYNSLTQKCELFYYGGCRGNGNNFQSYLECQKTCFRIPKVPQICRFPKVEGPCRALFSRYFFNMTTMQCELFYYGGCRGNSNRFPDAEACMEYCSPQKPLPVLCLDRQDRGKCSASIPRYYYDTATKTCEQFIYSGCGGSSNNFVGRQSCMDVCVKGRKKRKVKGAGKKKYLKKNRITFLLA